One segment of Nostoc piscinale CENA21 DNA contains the following:
- a CDS encoding mechanosensitive ion channel — MNTTWSGITRLIDMGLSMKKQELFGQSPNLPLDQPNLNQGIADLQGIGQQVILYTPRLLGAVAILLVGILVALVMAKITRGILNRTNIDNRIAAGVTGRRDVPQVEQFISSLVLWSIILITVVAALQALGLEVASRPLNNFLDQLIGFLPKVLGAGILLGVAWVLASIVKLVTLRGLQALKLDERLNQETPEDTISLDRISLSETIASALYWFIFLLFLAPVLDTLGLRQALLPVQALITEILSILPNILAAILIAVLGWFLANIVRRIVTNLLATTGIDYLGSRFGLSSAMGAQSLSTIIGTIVYVLILIPVAIAALNALKIEAISVPAITMLQQILNSLPAIFTAVAILIVAFFVGRFVGDLVTSVLTSLGFNNIFAVLGLPSPVRQEVYAETQPLTPLRTPSEIAGIITLVGIMLFATVAAVNILNIPALTTLVTGILIILGRILAGLIVFAIGLFLANLAFNLISSSGDRQAKILAQAARISIITLVSAMALQQIGVASDIVNLAFGLLLGAIAVAIALAFGLGGRDIAREQVKEWLDSFKDKG; from the coding sequence ATGAACACAACTTGGTCAGGGATAACCCGCTTAATAGATATGGGTTTGTCGATGAAAAAACAGGAACTTTTCGGACAATCACCTAATTTACCCTTAGATCAACCAAACTTAAACCAAGGAATTGCTGATCTGCAAGGAATTGGACAACAAGTAATTCTGTATACACCAAGATTGCTAGGTGCTGTAGCAATTTTGTTGGTAGGGATACTGGTTGCTTTGGTGATGGCGAAAATCACCAGAGGTATCCTGAATCGCACAAACATTGATAATCGCATTGCGGCAGGGGTAACAGGGCGCAGAGATGTTCCTCAAGTTGAGCAATTCATCTCTAGTTTGGTCTTATGGAGCATTATTTTAATCACGGTAGTAGCTGCTTTACAGGCGCTAGGATTGGAAGTAGCTTCTCGACCCCTGAATAACTTCCTTGACCAACTAATTGGCTTTTTGCCAAAAGTTTTAGGTGCAGGCATTCTGTTAGGGGTTGCTTGGGTCTTAGCAAGTATTGTCAAACTTGTGACGTTGCGAGGATTGCAAGCACTCAAATTGGATGAGCGGTTAAATCAAGAAACGCCGGAAGATACTATCAGCTTGGATCGCATTTCTTTAAGTGAGACGATCGCCAGTGCTTTATACTGGTTTATCTTTTTACTGTTTCTGGCACCAGTTCTTGATACTCTCGGACTCCGACAGGCACTTTTACCAGTACAAGCCTTAATTACCGAAATTCTTTCGATTCTGCCTAACATCTTGGCAGCAATTTTAATTGCAGTGTTGGGGTGGTTTTTAGCGAATATTGTCCGCCGAATTGTGACTAATTTATTAGCCACAACGGGCATCGATTATTTAGGTAGTCGGTTTGGACTATCATCAGCAATGGGCGCACAGTCTTTATCGACAATTATCGGCACCATTGTTTATGTTTTAATTTTGATTCCTGTGGCGATCGCGGCTCTCAATGCTTTAAAAATTGAGGCGATATCTGTGCCAGCAATTACTATGCTGCAACAGATTTTAAATAGTTTGCCTGCTATTTTTACCGCTGTAGCTATCTTAATCGTCGCCTTTTTTGTGGGGCGCTTTGTCGGAGATTTAGTCACTAGTGTTTTGACTAGTTTGGGCTTTAATAATATTTTTGCAGTGCTGGGTTTACCCTCACCTGTTAGACAAGAAGTCTATGCTGAAACACAACCATTAACACCACTCCGCACACCCTCAGAAATTGCTGGCATTATTACTTTAGTCGGCATTATGCTATTTGCCACTGTGGCAGCCGTGAATATTTTAAATATTCCAGCTCTGACAACATTGGTAACTGGCATTTTAATTATTTTGGGGCGGATTCTTGCCGGATTAATTGTGTTTGCCATCGGCTTATTTCTGGCAAATCTCGCCTTTAATTTAATTAGTAGTTCCGGCGATCGCCAAGCGAAAATTTTAGCCCAAGCAGCCAGAATTTCCATTATTACCTTAGTTTCGGCAATGGCATTACAACAAATTGGTGTTGCCAGCGATATTGTGAATTTAGCATTTGGTTTATTACTCGGTGCGATCGCTGTTGCTATTGCTTTAGCTTTTGGTTTGGGTGGACGCGATATCGCCCGCGAACAAGTTAAAGAGTGGCTAGATTCTTTCAAGGATAAAGGCTAG